A window of Staphylococcus sp. 17KM0847 contains these coding sequences:
- the liaF gene encoding cell wall-active antibiotics response protein LiaF, whose translation MTQKYISTELLILFTALMIIANFYYIFFEKIGFLFVLLLGSILMYVGYIYFHKVRGLLCFWLGALMITFTLLSNKYTLVILFIFMIIIAFRYIKYKRRPLEVVFGDEVKEHESFIKQKWLGEQKTPIYVYKWEDLQIQHGIGDIHVDMVKAANLKAQNNVVIRHLIGKIQVVVPLNYNVNLNVAAFYGTTIMDKQRVKMENTNIKLHTEQKKESYTVNIFVSTLIGDVEVIFR comes from the coding sequence ATGACGCAAAAATATATTTCGACTGAGCTACTCATACTTTTTACTGCGCTAATGATAATCGCTAATTTTTATTATATCTTTTTTGAGAAGATTGGCTTTTTATTTGTATTATTGTTAGGCAGTATTTTGATGTATGTTGGTTATATATACTTTCATAAAGTACGAGGCTTATTATGCTTTTGGTTAGGGGCCTTGATGATTACCTTTACTTTACTGTCTAATAAATATACACTTGTTATTTTATTTATTTTTATGATTATTATTGCTTTTCGTTATATTAAATATAAACGACGTCCACTTGAAGTTGTTTTTGGAGATGAGGTAAAGGAACACGAATCTTTTATCAAACAAAAGTGGCTTGGAGAACAAAAAACACCGATTTATGTCTACAAGTGGGAAGACTTACAAATTCAACATGGCATCGGTGATATACATGTTGATATGGTAAAGGCAGCTAATTTAAAAGCGCAAAACAATGTTGTGATTAGACATTTGATAGGAAAAATTCAAGTTGTTGTACCACTTAACTATAATGTTAATCTCAATGTAGCAGCATTTTATGGTACTACAATAATGGATAAGCAACGCGTCAAAATGGAGAATACAAATATTAAATTACACACAGAACAGAAAAAAGAGAGTTACACTGTGAATATCTTTGTTTCTACTTTGATTGGCGATGTTGAGGTGATTTTTCGATGA
- a CDS encoding type 1 glutamine amidotransferase: MYELTVFHFMPDKLNLYSDIGNIMALKYRAKQRNITLNVVDVNEVDGIDLNNADIFFIGGGSDREQALATKELTKIKEQLKEAIESGLPGLVVCGGYQFLGEKYITPDGKVLEGLHILDFYTESQTDRLTGDIVIESEQFGTIVGFENHGGRTHHSYPTLGHVTHGYGNNDTDRQEGLHYKNLLGTYLHGPVLPKNHEMTDYLLAVAAERKGIPFEPKNIDSIEEEAAKKVLIERAKKNNH, from the coding sequence ATGTATGAGTTAACAGTATTTCATTTTATGCCGGATAAACTCAACTTGTATAGCGACATTGGTAATATTATGGCACTGAAATATCGTGCAAAGCAGCGTAATATTACGTTGAATGTTGTAGATGTTAATGAAGTAGACGGTATTGATTTGAATAATGCAGATATTTTCTTTATTGGTGGCGGTAGTGACAGAGAACAAGCACTTGCAACAAAAGAGTTAACTAAAATCAAAGAACAACTGAAAGAAGCTATTGAGTCCGGACTTCCAGGTCTTGTTGTGTGTGGAGGCTATCAGTTTTTAGGCGAGAAATATATTACACCAGACGGTAAAGTATTAGAAGGTCTGCATATTTTAGATTTTTACACTGAGTCACAAACAGATCGCTTAACAGGGGATATTGTGATTGAGAGTGAGCAGTTTGGTACAATTGTTGGTTTTGAAAATCATGGTGGTCGTACACACCATTCCTATCCTACATTAGGGCATGTCACACACGGCTATGGCAATAATGATACGGATCGACAAGAAGGCTTACATTATAAAAATTTACTCGGCACATATTTGCATGGTCCAGTGCTGCCTAAGAATCACGAAATGACAGATTATTTATTAGCAGTTGCTGCAGAGCGTAAAGGCATTCCATTTGAACCTAAAAACATTGATAGTATAGAAGAGGAAGCAGCTAAAAAGGTTTTAATTGAACGTGCAAAAAAGAATAATCATTAA
- the map gene encoding type I methionyl aminopeptidase — MIVKTDEEYKALLEIGAICAKVRDAMQAATQPGITTKELDHIAKEMFEQEGALSAPIHDENFPGQTCISVNEEVAHGIPSQRVIREGDLVNIDVSALKNGYYADTGISFVVGETDEHVKQQVCEVAKEAFEAAMTKIKVGSKLSQIGKAVHATARKNNLKVIKNLTGHGVGQSLHEAPAHIMNYFDPQEKTLLKEGMVLAVEPFISSNATFVTEGKNEWAFETSDKSYVAQIEHTVIVTKEGPVLTTQLDGAE; from the coding sequence ATGATAGTTAAAACGGATGAAGAATATAAAGCATTGTTAGAAATAGGTGCAATATGTGCAAAAGTCAGAGATGCAATGCAAGCTGCCACACAGCCAGGTATTACAACCAAAGAATTAGATCATATTGCAAAAGAAATGTTTGAACAAGAGGGGGCTTTGTCTGCGCCTATTCACGATGAGAACTTTCCTGGGCAAACATGTATTAGTGTTAATGAAGAGGTCGCACATGGCATTCCAAGTCAGCGTGTGATTCGTGAAGGTGACCTTGTGAATATTGATGTGTCAGCTTTGAAAAATGGATATTATGCAGATACAGGTATTTCGTTTGTAGTAGGGGAAACAGATGAACATGTGAAACAACAAGTGTGTGAAGTGGCAAAAGAAGCTTTTGAAGCAGCAATGACTAAAATTAAAGTCGGTAGTAAATTAAGCCAAATCGGGAAAGCGGTTCATGCAACTGCACGCAAAAATAATTTAAAAGTGATTAAAAACTTAACAGGTCATGGTGTAGGTCAATCTTTACATGAAGCACCAGCACATATCATGAACTACTTTGATCCACAAGAAAAGACATTGCTTAAAGAAGGTATGGTACTAGCCGTAGAACCATTTATTTCTTCTAATGCTACCTTTGTAACAGAAGGAAAGAATGAGTGGGCATTTGAAACATCAGATAAAAGCTATGTTGCTCAGATTGAACATACTGTTATTGTGACTAAAGAAGGACCTGTTTTAACAACTCAATTAGATGGTGCTGAATAA
- a CDS encoding DUF1430 domain-containing protein: protein MKKILLVLAISISLVFTFIVIDYAKSLSFYYTVEKDKQKIELLFDDKVRPHTKKVLPYFEYLSKKYNVSITRATHFSDNKVIIHTTDQNLKQQADSHKNLHLFDHQYRIKVYNLKNSHLYDGGIYFLSGDDRNIQKVISLINKNVGVVEKQNNSFNYYLEIDSFSLIVSLLLIFIFFTVFLHYLQMQKENCKLLYDLGYSKKKLFFFLIANFKTHIYLYIFSTLIISFFTYTYIYNDLYFFYAIIITLCVNIAFIILCLFLIFITVIHYVRQYEKNLKQPNVFLTMYTYILLAIVAIIFLSLSTQNLIENYKSYKHQQESMKYWDITKHTYKTMLFDRGQVKDLELSKAVSKRFKKHYNSSYNHGFLIDAENFEVSEGIPPTYVLNEKENADIEPDCKTITIDKAYLKRHKIMNTHQQNVLDQMIDQDNTQNILVPIKFKKYARKIEYNFKDHFTFKKAIFSYKGKADNHLHIHIIWVDNRTEYFTYHSDIGGKRHTIKAPIAIVETGNTDALNFETYHSKKYAFESHLDDPYETIKEGLQKYDVEAYIPCIESIYNTKIDHIHKLQTNIYKYSTLALLTGFTFIMMIFTFIRLYFTAYAYNIFIRRHLGYSYFLIHRNILIFLLCLNVLMTVFLLLQYHFISYLVVSSVLTFEIIVSYYSFIALNKENVNHVLKGKKND from the coding sequence ATGAAAAAAATTTTACTCGTTCTCGCTATTAGTATTTCACTCGTTTTTACCTTTATTGTCATTGACTATGCTAAATCTCTTTCATTTTATTACACAGTAGAGAAAGACAAACAAAAAATAGAATTATTATTTGATGATAAAGTACGACCTCATACAAAAAAAGTTTTGCCTTATTTCGAATACTTATCAAAAAAATATAATGTTTCTATTACACGTGCAACTCATTTCAGCGACAACAAAGTTATAATTCATACAACTGATCAAAATTTAAAACAACAAGCTGACTCGCATAAGAATTTACACTTATTTGATCATCAATATAGAATAAAAGTTTATAACCTAAAAAATAGCCATTTATATGATGGAGGGATCTACTTTTTATCTGGGGATGATAGAAATATTCAAAAAGTCATTTCTTTAATCAACAAAAATGTTGGAGTAGTAGAAAAACAAAATAATAGTTTTAATTATTATTTAGAAATTGATAGCTTTAGTCTTATTGTTTCCTTATTACTTATATTTATCTTTTTTACAGTATTTCTTCATTATTTACAAATGCAAAAAGAAAATTGTAAGTTACTATATGACTTAGGCTATTCTAAAAAGAAGTTATTTTTCTTTTTAATAGCAAACTTTAAAACCCATATATATTTATATATTTTTTCTACATTAATTATCAGTTTCTTCACTTATACATATATTTATAATGATCTTTATTTTTTCTATGCGATTATCATTACACTATGCGTCAATATTGCCTTTATTATTTTATGCCTATTTTTAATCTTTATTACTGTAATACATTATGTTAGACAATACGAAAAAAACTTGAAACAGCCAAACGTATTTTTGACAATGTATACTTATATACTTCTAGCTATTGTAGCTATTATTTTTTTATCACTTTCAACTCAAAATCTTATTGAAAACTATAAATCATATAAACATCAACAGGAGAGTATGAAATATTGGGATATTACAAAACATACGTATAAAACAATGCTATTTGATCGCGGACAAGTCAAAGATTTAGAACTATCAAAAGCAGTAAGTAAACGATTTAAAAAACATTACAACAGCTCTTATAATCATGGATTTTTAATTGATGCAGAAAATTTTGAAGTTTCAGAAGGGATCCCCCCTACTTATGTACTCAATGAGAAAGAAAATGCGGATATAGAGCCTGATTGTAAAACAATTACAATTGATAAAGCCTACTTGAAAAGACATAAAATAATGAATACACATCAACAAAATGTATTAGATCAAATGATTGATCAAGATAACACTCAAAATATTCTTGTTCCTATCAAATTTAAAAAATATGCACGTAAAATAGAATATAATTTTAAAGATCACTTTACTTTTAAAAAGGCAATATTTAGTTATAAAGGGAAAGCTGATAATCATTTACATATCCATATTATATGGGTGGACAATCGTACAGAATATTTTACTTATCATTCTGATATTGGTGGAAAACGTCATACCATTAAAGCGCCCATTGCTATTGTAGAAACAGGAAATACTGATGCATTAAATTTTGAGACTTATCATTCTAAAAAATATGCTTTTGAAAGTCATTTAGATGATCCGTATGAAACCATTAAAGAAGGCCTTCAAAAGTATGATGTTGAAGCTTATATTCCATGTATTGAATCTATATATAATACCAAAATAGATCACATCCATAAGTTACAAACAAATATATATAAATACAGCACACTCGCTTTATTAACAGGTTTTACTTTTATTATGATGATCTTTACGTTTATTCGTCTGTATTTCACCGCTTATGCTTACAATATTTTTATTCGACGTCATCTAGGATACAGTTATTTTCTCATTCATCGCAATATCCTTATATTTTTATTATGCCTTAATGTTTTAATGACTGTTTTTCTTTTATTACAGTACCACTTTATTTCTTATTTAGTTGTCTCGAGTGTACTCACATTTGAGATAATAGTGTCGTATTACTCATTTATTGCATTAAATAAAGAAAATGTGAACCATGTGTTAAAGGGGAAGAAAAATGATTGA
- a CDS encoding sensor histidine kinase, which yields MNHYFRTIGAMLILVYAMFTAFFFIDKVFVNIIFFQGMFYKQIFGVPVFLFINLLVVFLCILVGSVIAYKINQQYDWLQEQIERAIEGETVGINDHQIELYHETIALYQTLVPLNQELHKLRIKTQNLTNEQYNMNDLKVKKIIEDERQRLARELHDSVSQQLFAASMMLSAIKETKLEAPLNQQIPTLEKMIQDSQLEMRALLLHLRPIGLNDRTLGEGIESLVTDLQRKVPMKVIYEIDAFEVPKGIEDHLFRITQEAISNTLRHANGTQVSVELLNREGYLLLRIQDDGVGFNVDDKIEQSYGLKNMRERATEIGATFHIVSLPDSGTRIEVKAPLDKEGHYDD from the coding sequence ATGAATCACTATTTTCGTACAATTGGCGCGATGTTAATACTTGTTTATGCGATGTTTACAGCTTTTTTCTTTATAGATAAAGTTTTTGTTAATATTATTTTCTTTCAAGGGATGTTTTATAAGCAAATTTTTGGTGTGCCTGTATTTTTGTTTATTAATTTACTTGTCGTTTTTTTGTGTATTCTTGTAGGAAGTGTAATTGCTTATAAAATTAATCAACAATATGATTGGTTACAAGAGCAAATTGAACGTGCTATCGAAGGTGAGACGGTAGGTATTAATGATCACCAAATCGAACTATACCATGAAACCATTGCTTTATATCAAACACTAGTACCATTAAATCAAGAGCTGCATAAACTTCGTATCAAAACACAAAATTTAACAAATGAACAATATAATATGAATGATTTGAAAGTGAAAAAAATTATTGAAGATGAACGTCAACGTTTGGCACGAGAGTTACATGATAGTGTATCTCAACAGTTATTTGCGGCAAGTATGATGTTATCTGCAATTAAAGAAACCAAGTTAGAAGCACCTTTGAATCAGCAAATACCGACATTGGAGAAGATGATTCAAGATTCTCAATTAGAAATGCGTGCGTTATTATTGCATTTGAGACCGATTGGTTTAAATGATAGGACACTAGGTGAAGGGATTGAATCATTGGTTACAGATCTCCAACGTAAAGTGCCGATGAAAGTCATATATGAAATTGATGCATTCGAAGTGCCCAAAGGGATTGAAGATCATTTATTCCGTATCACACAAGAAGCCATTTCAAATACGTTGAGACATGCTAATGGTACACAAGTCAGTGTAGAATTATTAAATAGAGAAGGGTATTTATTATTGCGTATTCAAGATGACGGTGTAGGTTTTAATGTAGATGATAAGATAGAACAGAGTTATGGTTTGAAAAATATGAGAGAGCGGGCCACAGAAATTGGTGCCACTTTTCATATCGTATCACTACCTGACTCTGGCACACGTATTGAAGTAAAGGCACCTTTAGATAAGGAGGGACATTATGACGATTAA
- a CDS encoding ferritin, whose amino-acid sequence MLDKQLLDALNDQMNHEFFAAHAYMAMAAYCDYNSYDGFANFYIEQAKEERFHGQKIYDYINDRGEKAIFQSLDAPKVDFDSILQTFEDGLKQEQDVTRRFYNLSEIANEKKDYATISFLNWFLDEQVEEESMFERHIDYLNRIGDDANTLYLYEKELAARTFNEEA is encoded by the coding sequence ATGTTAGATAAACAATTATTAGATGCACTGAATGACCAAATGAACCATGAATTTTTTGCTGCACATGCCTATATGGCGATGGCTGCTTATTGTGATTATAACTCTTATGATGGTTTTGCTAACTTCTATATTGAACAAGCAAAAGAAGAACGTTTTCATGGTCAAAAAATTTATGATTATATCAATGACCGTGGTGAAAAAGCTATATTCCAATCTTTAGATGCACCTAAAGTGGACTTCGATTCAATACTACAAACATTTGAAGATGGTTTAAAACAAGAACAAGATGTTACAAGAAGATTTTATAACTTATCAGAAATTGCAAATGAAAAGAAAGACTATGCAACAATTTCGTTTTTAAATTGGTTTTTAGATGAACAAGTTGAGGAAGAATCGATGTTTGAACGCCATATCGATTATTTAAACCGTATTGGTGATGATGCAAATACATTATATCTATACGAAAAAGAACTTGCAGCACGTACTTTTAATGAAGAAGCATAA
- a CDS encoding carbonic anhydrase, translated as MTLLEDILSYNQTFVSNKEYEKYATSKMPSKRAVLLTCMDTRLQDLSSKALGFNNGDLKVVKNAGATISHPYGSTMRSLLVGIYALGAEEIIVMGHKDCGMGNINADDVISTMKQRGISDQTLNVLEHSGIDVPSFLGGFDDVYENVRQNIKMINTHPLFDQHVPVHGLVIDPYTGALELVHDGYTTVSK; from the coding sequence ATGACATTACTAGAAGATATTCTATCTTACAATCAAACATTTGTTTCAAATAAGGAATATGAAAAATATGCAACAAGTAAAATGCCTTCTAAGCGTGCTGTTCTACTGACTTGTATGGATACGCGTTTACAAGATTTATCATCAAAAGCACTGGGTTTTAATAATGGTGATCTTAAAGTCGTTAAAAATGCTGGAGCTACAATCAGCCATCCTTATGGTTCAACAATGCGTAGTTTACTTGTAGGGATTTATGCACTAGGTGCAGAAGAAATTATTGTAATGGGTCATAAAGATTGTGGTATGGGAAATATCAATGCAGACGATGTGATCTCAACAATGAAGCAACGTGGTATTAGCGACCAAACGCTTAATGTGCTTGAGCATTCTGGTATTGATGTTCCAAGTTTTCTTGGTGGATTTGATGATGTCTATGAAAATGTACGACAAAATATCAAAATGATCAATACACATCCTTTATTTGATCAGCATGTACCTGTTCATGGTCTTGTTATTGATCCTTATACTGGCGCACTAGAACTTGTCCATGATGGTTATACAACTGTGAGTAAGTAG
- a CDS encoding ABC transporter ATP-binding protein → MIELTNICKSFGTKTLIQNFNYTIAQGDFVIIKGASGKGKSTLLNIIGLLESPEQGTIKFNGKVIHKEQDKLLLKRESIAYIYQNYGLLDHDTILKNLSLPLNISKKETSRMKDALNQVGLSSLDLKTKIYTCSGGEQQRIAIARAILKSPALIIADEPTGNLDIDNGIKIINLFKQFNRQGITIVMATHDPSFFNIGNKLINMDNL, encoded by the coding sequence ATGATTGAATTAACAAATATTTGCAAATCATTCGGTACTAAGACACTTATTCAAAATTTTAATTATACAATTGCACAAGGAGATTTCGTTATCATCAAGGGGGCAAGTGGTAAAGGAAAATCAACATTACTCAATATAATCGGTTTACTGGAGTCGCCTGAGCAAGGCACAATTAAATTTAATGGCAAAGTGATTCACAAAGAACAAGATAAATTATTGCTCAAAAGAGAAAGTATTGCTTATATTTATCAAAATTATGGTTTACTCGATCATGACACCATTCTAAAAAACTTATCTTTACCTTTAAACATTTCTAAAAAAGAGACGTCTCGTATGAAAGATGCATTAAATCAAGTGGGACTTTCCTCACTTGATTTAAAAACCAAAATATATACATGTAGCGGTGGCGAACAACAGCGAATTGCGATAGCGAGAGCCATTTTAAAATCTCCAGCCCTTATTATTGCAGATGAACCTACAGGCAACTTAGACATCGATAATGGAATAAAAATCATCAATCTATTTAAACAATTTAATCGTCAGGGCATTACCATCGTTATGGCAACACATGACCCCTCTTTTTTTAATATCGGTAATAAACTGATTAATATGGATAACTTGTAA
- a CDS encoding Mur ligase family protein, whose amino-acid sequence MKQWTAITLAKLARKASRATGRKGTDLPGQVARKIDTNILRTLAAKVDEIVFVSGTNGKTTTSNLIGHTLKQNKISIIHNNEGANMAAGITSAFIVQSKPDTKIAVIEIDEGSIPRVLTEMTPTKMVFTNFFRDQMDRFGEIDIMVNNILSAISGKGIQLILNADDPFVSRLQIASDNVIYYGMDKQAHTFEQSSMNESRYCPNCGQLLVYDYIHYNQLGHYRCQCGFKRHTPQYSISAFEVNPFIQMTVNDTAFAMKIAGDFNAYNALAAYAVLRELGLNNQSIQKGFETYTSDNGRMQYFEYQHKKALINLAKNPAGMNASMAMGDQLDMRKVYLLSLNDFPADGRDTSWIYDADFEKLRHQDIEAIIVTGSRAEELQLRLKLAEVDVPIIVERDIHKATALTMDYASFTVAIPNYTSLSPMLDQLTRSFKEGHRHV is encoded by the coding sequence ATGAAACAATGGACAGCAATAACACTGGCAAAACTTGCAAGAAAGGCGAGTCGTGCAACAGGAAGAAAAGGTACGGATTTGCCCGGACAAGTAGCCAGAAAAATTGATACAAATATATTAAGAACATTGGCAGCCAAAGTGGACGAAATCGTTTTTGTAAGTGGAACAAATGGAAAAACAACAACGTCTAACTTGATTGGACATACATTAAAACAAAATAAAATTTCTATTATCCATAACAATGAAGGCGCGAATATGGCAGCAGGTATAACATCAGCATTTATTGTACAATCTAAACCTGACACTAAAATTGCGGTGATTGAGATTGATGAGGGTTCAATTCCACGCGTTCTGACAGAGATGACACCAACTAAAATGGTATTTACAAACTTTTTTAGAGACCAAATGGATCGTTTTGGTGAGATTGATATTATGGTTAATAATATTTTATCAGCCATTAGTGGTAAAGGGATTCAACTCATACTCAATGCAGATGATCCGTTTGTGAGTCGCTTACAAATTGCGAGTGATAACGTCATATATTATGGTATGGATAAACAAGCGCATACATTTGAACAATCTTCAATGAATGAAAGCCGTTATTGCCCCAATTGTGGTCAATTGTTAGTGTATGATTATATTCACTATAATCAATTAGGACATTATCGTTGTCAATGTGGATTTAAACGTCATACGCCACAATATTCAATATCAGCATTTGAAGTGAATCCTTTTATCCAAATGACTGTTAATGATACTGCATTTGCAATGAAAATAGCAGGAGATTTTAACGCGTATAATGCACTTGCTGCGTATGCTGTATTAAGAGAGCTGGGGTTAAATAATCAATCGATACAAAAAGGGTTTGAAACATATACATCAGATAATGGTCGTATGCAGTATTTTGAATATCAACATAAAAAAGCATTGATTAATCTTGCAAAAAATCCAGCAGGTATGAATGCATCGATGGCAATGGGGGATCAGTTAGATATGCGTAAAGTATATTTATTAAGCTTGAATGATTTTCCAGCTGATGGTAGAGATACATCATGGATTTATGATGCGGATTTTGAGAAGTTAAGACATCAAGATATCGAAGCTATTATCGTAACAGGAAGCCGTGCTGAAGAACTGCAGTTGCGTTTAAAGTTAGCAGAGGTTGACGTGCCTATTATTGTAGAACGAGATATTCATAAGGCAACTGCACTGACGATGGATTATGCGAGTTTTACAGTGGCCATTCCAAACTATACGTCACTCTCTCCAATGTTGGATCAGTTGACACGCTCGTTTAAGGAGGGACACAGACATGTATGA
- a CDS encoding lactococcin 972 family bacteriocin, with protein sequence MKKHYILVPTLTLSILGIGITGVANANVSMINDHLENVDNYNGLIQSETNDDSSDIEVRSVKSGKKAGGFWIRGIRQQEVISKYKHYKKFGKGTAINGNGDVGTPGWKKPGIFSNGKVKKTRTGNQTYYDYK encoded by the coding sequence ATGAAAAAACACTATATTTTAGTTCCTACGCTCACTTTAAGCATCCTAGGTATTGGTATCACAGGTGTCGCAAATGCAAATGTTTCTATGATTAATGACCATTTAGAAAATGTTGATAACTATAATGGTCTCATTCAATCAGAAACAAACGACGATAGTTCAGATATAGAGGTCAGATCAGTCAAATCAGGTAAAAAAGCTGGTGGCTTCTGGATTAGAGGTATACGCCAACAAGAGGTCATTTCAAAATATAAACATTACAAAAAATTTGGAAAAGGAACGGCTATTAATGGAAACGGTGATGTAGGTACACCAGGCTGGAAAAAACCAGGCATATTTTCTAACGGAAAAGTTAAAAAAACACGTACTGGAAATCAAACTTACTACGACTATAAATAA
- a CDS encoding response regulator transcription factor has protein sequence MTIKVLFVDDHEMVRIGISSYLSTQVDIEVVGEGSSGREAIEKAHELHPDVILMDLVMTDMDGVEATTQIKKALPHIKVVMLTSYIEDKEVYRALDAGVDSYILKTTSASDIAKAIRKTSLGESVFEAEVLVKMRNRMKQRAELYEMLTEREMEILLLIAKGYSNQEIASASHITIKTVKTHVSNILSKLEVQDRTQAVIYAFQHGLIE, from the coding sequence ATGACGATTAAAGTATTATTTGTAGATGATCATGAAATGGTTCGAATTGGTATTTCTAGCTATTTATCTACTCAAGTTGATATTGAAGTAGTAGGCGAAGGGAGTTCTGGAAGAGAGGCGATTGAGAAGGCACATGAATTACATCCAGATGTTATTTTGATGGATTTGGTCATGACTGATATGGACGGTGTAGAAGCAACGACACAAATAAAAAAAGCATTACCACATATTAAAGTTGTAATGTTAACAAGTTACATAGAAGATAAAGAAGTCTATCGTGCATTGGATGCAGGTGTAGATAGTTATATTTTGAAAACAACCAGTGCAAGTGATATTGCTAAAGCGATTCGTAAAACAAGTTTAGGTGAATCTGTGTTTGAAGCGGAAGTACTTGTGAAAATGCGTAACCGTATGAAACAGCGAGCGGAGTTATATGAGATGTTAACCGAAAGAGAAATGGAGATTCTACTTTTAATTGCTAAAGGTTATTCTAATCAAGAGATTGCAAGTGCTTCTCATATTACAATCAAAACCGTTAAAACACATGTAAGTAATATTTTAAGTAAGTTGGAAGTTCAAGATAGGACACAAGCTGTCATTTATGCATTTCAACATGGTTTAATAGAATAG
- a CDS encoding aromatic acid exporter family protein — protein sequence MKVKWYKNLVGARTLKTGLATFLTALFCLSLNLNPIFAILSAVVTIEPTVKASIRKGYKRLPATVMGAFIAVVCTYIFGDDSAFAYGLTATLTIVLCIRFKLHPGILVATLTALAMIPDIHDNYMFNFFSRLLTAIIGLVTAGLVNFIILPPKYYDQIENLIETSERQIYFLFDERMKELLIGHFQSKKSDALVEQLHTLNTRIEELLGYQRDELKYHNAKHRSDEWIRLRKLTNRAHENRLLLTHLSNIIYLPQDAMMLFDDKEKLAIITISQRIDQIFKCGTFKPERKAASTLKNSVKGLDEFDINQIKSHTIYEILLIYRILLLRYHGKIKK from the coding sequence ATGAAAGTCAAATGGTATAAAAATCTTGTTGGCGCTCGAACGCTTAAAACAGGGCTTGCCACTTTTTTAACTGCATTATTCTGTCTCTCGCTTAACCTCAATCCTATATTTGCAATTTTATCAGCGGTAGTCACAATTGAACCTACTGTCAAAGCCTCTATTCGAAAAGGCTATAAACGTCTTCCAGCAACAGTTATGGGAGCCTTTATTGCCGTTGTCTGTACTTACATTTTTGGCGATGACTCCGCTTTTGCTTATGGATTAACTGCAACACTCACCATTGTTCTTTGTATTCGATTTAAGCTGCATCCCGGTATTTTAGTTGCGACATTAACAGCTTTAGCTATGATTCCTGATATTCATGACAATTATATGTTTAACTTTTTTTCGCGCTTATTAACAGCCATTATCGGACTTGTTACAGCTGGATTAGTCAACTTTATTATTTTACCACCTAAATACTACGATCAAATTGAAAACCTAATTGAAACATCTGAACGTCAGATTTACTTTCTATTTGATGAACGCATGAAAGAACTACTCATTGGTCACTTTCAATCTAAAAAAAGTGATGCGCTTGTTGAACAACTCCACACGCTCAATACAAGAATTGAAGAGTTGCTAGGTTATCAAAGAGATGAACTCAAATATCACAATGCAAAACATCGCTCTGATGAGTGGATCAGACTTCGCAAGTTAACCAATCGCGCACATGAAAATCGTCTATTACTTACACACTTATCCAATATTATCTATTTACCGCAAGATGCTATGATGTTATTTGATGATAAAGAAAAATTAGCTATCATTACTATTTCACAACGTATCGATCAGATTTTCAAATGTGGCACGTTCAAACCCGAACGTAAAGCTGCATCAACTTTAAAAAATTCTGTTAAAGGATTAGATGAATTCGATATAAATCAAATTAAAAGCCATACCATTTATGAAATATTATTAATTTATCGTATTTTATTATTGCGTTATCACGGAAAAATAAAGAAATAA